The nucleotide sequence CCTCTCCCAAACCCTCTCCTTCAAATTAGAGAATTAGAAGAACAATGAGATATTAAAGAGAGATCATAAAGCATTCTATCAAATTCCCATTCAAACCATAAATATGATCACATTTAATTTCACTATAGTTCTATATATGCACATTCCATAAACCTCTTCAAAGATTTAGTGGCAAGTGTGTGTTGTAAACCTAAAATATCAAATCCAATTCCTACTCTCTGAATAAAGTTTGAGCCTATTTGACACTCAGACAAAACTTAAAGAATCAGttgtctcattttttttttctataactCCACCTCATTtgctcattaaaaaaaaaaaaaaaaaactccaccactttttttgtcatttttgttaAATAGCTTAGTGtctaaaaattcatttaaaatgtaTAAATGGAGTGTCCGAAGTTCTAATCCCGatccttacatatattatacaatatcaTTTACCTACTGAGTTAATTGTATCTGTATTTAATTTTCATCATAATCAACTAACGTATACCCTCCGtaaaaatatcttataaaaGTTGGATATATACTTCACTAAATAATTGATCTGTTTCACACTATTTACCTTAATGTTGatacaaacatataaaaatactaTTATAGTCTGACAGTCTGTtaaaattttaacttaaaaGAACTATATAAATTTTCCTGATCGTTTCACCGTGATTAGGATGCATATGCAAACGCAGTACTCATGAGGGTTGAACATGAGTAAAAGGACTTCGTGATTGAGTCATAAAAAGTTTATATAAAATTTCTAAAGTCCATCCAACAAAGACAATATCATTGTGGGAGTTTCGGACAGTTCATGCAATAGTTGCCACACAAATATGTGACCTACCTCCCAAGATAGTGTGTAGTAACAACTAACAAGTCTTTTTATGGGCCATTAAGGATTTGGTTATATATCAGCATGTTTAATGGACAGTAATTAAACAATTaagaatagaaagaaagaaaaaagacaaatttggtattatttcttttttatactttatttttatttttattttttataattctttCACTATCACTTGTTAAGATAGTAGCATTAAATACCCTATAACAAGGATAGCCTTACAATAGTTGGCATATTGTAATTGTGGTACTCTTAGAATAGGACAACCAAAAAAGTCCTCATTTGACAACCAAAATTAAATGAGTATTAAAATATGTCATtagattgaaattaaaataaacagtttaaaaaaatgaaagataattCACTAGGAAACATGTATGATATCAtcccaacaaaacaaaataagttGTGTTCATTGTCGAAGATATCTTTTATACGCCAAATCTCGATACTTGTTTTGTGAAATATTGTGATCGTTCATTATTCAGAAGAATCATCatttttaacttaattattgCCTCATTCTCCTCCAACTGCagtattcaaattcaaatttaacaaattgttgttatgaaaTGATTTAGCATCATGACTAACAACATCCACAATGGAGTCGCTCATTTTTTGATACTTAAATGAAACTCGCATGTACGCatcacttatatataatttttttaatagtagtacTTAATAAATACTCAATCTCTCCAACCTAGTATTTtacacaaatttcttaaatgggaCCCGCTAATCTACTATCAATAACTTTctatcattacatttcaattttttaattttaaaaaagtatggGTTCCACTTAAGAAGGTTTTAAGTGAAACTCTAGGTCTTATAAGACTTCATAAAAATTTCTCCCCAATGGAAGTACCTAATATGTACCGGATCTTAAATTGAAGATCCTTCCTTTAGGGATGGTCTAATATCTAATCAGATAGTATTCACCCCATTGATTtggaatgaaaaatatttttgtaaccaATCCATTACATACAAAGCGGAATGTTGGAAATATATCTTGGGGTTTTTTAAATTTAACGTTTAATGGattagtcattttagtttttttagttctaaattGGTTATTTTCcgactttgttaaaaaaaatgtttacatgACCATTTAACATTGAGATGAAAGGTCCAAAAAGGTATTTATGACATCAAACATGATTACATAACTTACATATATTTTCATGTTATAGTTtttcaattcaatcttaattttacaaataaatatttcttcaacaacattataaatcaattaattgattttttttgttacaattaatTGATCAAATTTGTTTCAGATTAGAATTGAACAATGATCCTAATTTGGATCTAACAACTTAGCAATAAACGTCCACGTAAGCAATTTTtgactattagattttggtgaAATGTAAAGTATAGTTGAATTTAGGGACTCACCAAGATCAAAGCACATATATATTAAGGTTCAATAAACGTTTATAAAGATACTAACAAATCACCCACTAAATAGGTTCCTACAACAACAGGAGTTGAACCGCGGCATTGAAGGAGAGACAACTCCTTACCAACTTTCACTATCGGATTAtcttgtttaaattttattttacatgggAAAAGTTGAATAGCAACACAATAAAATATGATTGAGGTATgtacattttaaattaagaCTCGTTCTTATCCAACTTCttgtaattttctttataaatccAAAGTTCATTAAAATCAAGTTATGATTTATGGAGGTTTTGCATAACATGAAATTGAAGCAAAGGTAGTTAACTCAAATTATGGCTTGAACTGTCAATGTCATTTTGTCAGGTAAAGATATCTAGGAGATTTCCCACTGCAATGCAATAGAAAGCATTTCACAATGTATATTGAAATTTCAGGCATTTTTTAGATAACACAACTCATTTCTTAATTAACGGCAAGATGAAATGCGACATTGTGGACTAAGCATTATACAATATATATaagttttggtaaaaaaaaatatcatacaaGATAATTGTGTCACTACTCTAATTAAGGGCTATTTTTTAGTTTACCACAATCAAAATTAGATTTCTTCAATAACTGACTAGCTAAGTATGTAGCCAAAATTTTATCCCTGAAGAAGTTAACCAATTTTGAACCACTTTCCTGAATAGAACCCACAAAATAATTTGCAATAATGAGATCAATGCATCTCCATCTTCTCTCCTTTGCATATTTCTTGAAACCTTCCTCAATCCTTttgtattcttcttcttcttcttcttcttcctttggTTTCTTCGAAAAGGCCTCGGCTAAACACCTTGCTAAAACCACTCCATCCTCTAAAGCAGAACACCCCCCTTGACCAAGATCAGGTGTCATAGGGTGTAAAGCATCTCCAGCAACACAAACATTGCCTTTACTAATATTTCCCATCATAAGCTCCCAAGGATGTCTATGTCTCAATGGAGCTGATTGAAATGCATCTAATTCTGTGTTTTCTATGAAATGTTTAACATCACTTGGCATCTTCTCTAACTTGTTTAACACATATTGTTTTAGCTTAGCAGGGTCTTGTGCTAGCTCTTTATCTGTAAGCAAATGAAGTGCacaatcatttcattttttagattaATAATCGGATTGATTTAATCCCGATAATTTGGTTGAaaccatttcattttattagtacttttttattttttatttgccgTTTGAACAAATTGAACTATGATTAGGTGGGTATTAATGTCGTTctgtatttgatttttaaaacatttgttgaaacaaaatatttaatttgtatatggaAAAGAAAGGGTATTATTCACCTTGGTTAATAGGAGTCCATGTGAAAAACCAATAAACACTTTTCTCATCACATGGGATAGCCCCAGCCCTAAAACCTTTGCCAAAGTACTGCATGAACATTGGTTCAAGGTTGTGAGTGGTCTTCAACTCTGCATAACCTCTGGTTGCATATCTCCCTGTGTATGAGGCTTCCTTGAACCCTAACCATTTTGCCACCACAGAGTTTACTCCATCACACCCAATCAATACCTTTTCCACAAATTgcaaacaataattattttaattagacTAACAACTTGAACTCTCAAAGGAAGTTTTTATCTTCATATAT is from Medicago truncatula cultivar Jemalong A17 chromosome 1, MtrunA17r5.0-ANR, whole genome shotgun sequence and encodes:
- the LOC112417167 gene encoding monooxygenase 2, with amino-acid sequence METVIVKDIVIVGAGIAGLTTSLGLHRLGIESLVLESSDSLRVGGFALTVWENAWKALDVVGVGTILRHQHLQLHGNVTTSLVMGQQTSTTSFMDNKGKYGAREVRCIGRNLLLEALANELPNGTIRYMSKVVAIEESGFSKILHLVDGTTIKTKVLIGCDGVNSVVAKWLGFKEASYTGRYATRGYAELKTTHNLEPMFMQYFGKGFRAGAIPCDEKSVYWFFTWTPINQDKELAQDPAKLKQYVLNKLEKMPSDVKHFIENTELDAFQSAPLRHRHPWELMMGNISKGNVCVAGDALHPMTPDLGQGGCSALEDGVVLARCLAEAFSKKPKEEEEEEEEYKRIEEGFKKYAKERRWRCIDLIIANYFVGSIQESGSKLVNFFRDKILATYLASQLLKKSNFDCGKLKNSP